From a region of the Armatimonadota bacterium genome:
- the rplL gene encoding 50S ribosomal protein L7/L12: protein MATQVKLSKDEIVAAIENLTVLELAELVKALEERFGVSAAAPVAVAAGPAPAGAPAAAAPPAEEQTEFDVILASVGEKKIQVIKVVRELTGLGLKEAKDLVDNAPRPVKEKVSRQEAEQIKAKLEAEGAKVEIK from the coding sequence ATGGCAACCCAGGTGAAGCTCTCGAAGGACGAGATCGTGGCGGCGATCGAGAACCTGACGGTCCTCGAGCTCGCCGAACTGGTGAAGGCGCTGGAGGAGCGCTTCGGGGTGAGCGCGGCCGCCCCGGTGGCCGTGGCCGCGGGTCCGGCCCCGGCGGGCGCCCCCGCCGCGGCGGCGCCGCCGGCCGAGGAGCAGACCGAGTTCGACGTGATCCTCGCCAGCGTGGGCGAGAAGAAGATCCAGGTGATCAAGGTCGTCCGGGAGCTCACCGGGCTGGGCCTGAAGGAGGCCAAGGACCTGGTGGACAACGCTCCCCGGCCGGTGAAAGAGAAGGTCAGCCGGCAGGAGGCCGAGCAGATCAAGGCGAAGCTGGAAGCGGAAGGCGCCAAGGTCGAGATCAAGTAA
- the rplJ gene encoding 50S ribosomal protein L10 produces MVRPEKVEEVEALRERLARARGVVLTDFRGLTVPEMNQLRTRLREARVEYRVVKNRLLLRAARAAGIEGLEPYLEGPTAAAFGYDDPVVAARVIQEFIRQMRKLETKGGIVEGRAVTPEQVRTLADLPPRPVLLAQVVGGIQAPLGRLVGVLTGLQRNLVWVLAQVQARRVERAPEGAAAPGAGAGTA; encoded by the coding sequence ATGGTACGGCCGGAGAAGGTCGAGGAGGTCGAGGCCCTGCGGGAGCGGCTGGCCCGCGCGCGGGGCGTCGTCCTCACCGACTTCCGCGGGCTCACCGTCCCGGAGATGAACCAGCTCCGCACCCGGCTGCGGGAGGCGCGCGTGGAGTACCGGGTGGTGAAGAACCGGCTCCTCCTGCGGGCGGCCCGGGCGGCCGGCATCGAGGGCCTGGAACCCTACCTGGAAGGGCCGACCGCCGCCGCCTTCGGCTACGACGACCCGGTCGTGGCCGCCAGGGTGATCCAGGAGTTCATCCGGCAGATGCGCAAGCTCGAGACCAAGGGGGGCATCGTGGAGGGGCGGGCGGTGACCCCGGAACAGGTGCGGACCCTGGCCGACCTCCCGCCGCGCCCGGTCCTGCTGGCCCAGGTGGTGGGCGGCATCCAGGCGCCGCTCGGCCGCCTGGTGGGCGTGCTCACGGGCCTGCAGCGGAACCTGGTCTGGGTGCTGGCGCAGGTCCAGGCCAGGCGGGTCGAGAGGGCGCCGGAGGGTGCGGCCGCCCCCGGGGCCGGGGCGGGCACGGCGTAG
- the rplA gene encoding 50S ribosomal protein L1 gives MARHGKRYLEASQRIDRTRLYDPEEAVRLLKQTATAKFPETVEAHVRLGVDPKHADQQVRGTVTLPAGTGKRVRVAVFAKGEKAKEAEAAGADVVGLEDLVEKVQGGWTEFDVAVATPDVMGVVGRLGRILGPRGLMPNPKAGTVTPDVGRAVREIKAGKIEFRVDKFGIVHVPIGKATFSEPDLLRNLAALIDALVRARPAAAKGQYLRSVTLTTTMGPGIKVDPAKAQALVQSIAA, from the coding sequence ATGGCCAGGCACGGCAAGCGGTACCTCGAGGCCAGCCAGCGCATCGACCGGACCCGGCTCTACGACCCGGAGGAGGCGGTCCGCCTCCTCAAGCAGACCGCCACGGCGAAGTTCCCGGAGACGGTGGAGGCCCACGTCCGGCTCGGGGTCGACCCCAAGCACGCCGACCAGCAGGTGCGCGGCACCGTGACGCTGCCGGCGGGGACGGGGAAGCGCGTGCGGGTGGCGGTCTTCGCCAAGGGGGAGAAGGCGAAGGAGGCGGAGGCGGCCGGGGCGGACGTGGTCGGGCTGGAGGACCTGGTGGAGAAGGTCCAGGGCGGGTGGACGGAGTTCGACGTGGCCGTGGCCACGCCGGACGTCATGGGCGTGGTGGGGCGGCTCGGCCGGATCCTGGGCCCGCGCGGGCTGATGCCCAACCCCAAGGCCGGGACGGTCACGCCGGACGTGGGGCGGGCGGTCCGGGAGATCAAGGCGGGCAAGATCGAGTTCCGCGTGGACAAGTTCGGCATCGTGCACGTCCCCATCGGCAAGGCCACTTTCAGCGAGCCGGACCTGCTGCGCAACCTGGCCGCGCTCATCGACGCCCTGGTGCGGGCGCGGCCGGCCGCCGCCAAGGGGCAGTACCTGCGCTCGGTCACCTTGACGACGACGATGGGGCCCGGAATCAAGGTCGACCCGGCGAAGGCCCAAGCGCTGGTCCAGAGCATCGCGGCGTAA
- the rplK gene encoding 50S ribosomal protein L11 has protein sequence MAKKVVAVVKLQIPAGKATPAPPVGPALGQHGVNIMEFVKAYNERTARQAGTIVPVEITIYADRTFSFVTKTPPASVLLKQAAKVEKGSGEPNKTTVGQITRRQLREIAEQKMQDLNAPTVEAAMKMIEGTARSMGIEITG, from the coding sequence ATGGCCAAGAAGGTCGTCGCGGTGGTGAAGCTGCAGATCCCGGCGGGCAAGGCCACGCCGGCGCCCCCCGTGGGCCCCGCCCTGGGGCAGCACGGGGTGAATATCATGGAGTTCGTCAAGGCCTACAACGAGCGCACGGCGCGCCAGGCCGGGACCATCGTCCCCGTGGAGATCACCATCTACGCCGACCGCACCTTCTCCTTCGTCACCAAGACCCCGCCGGCGTCGGTCCTGCTCAAGCAGGCGGCGAAGGTGGAGAAGGGCTCGGGCGAGCCCAACAAGACCACGGTCGGGCAGATCACCCGCCGCCAGCTGCGGGAGATCGCCGAGCAGAAGATGCAGGACCTCAACGCCCCCACCGTCGAGGCGGCCATGAAGATGATCGAAGGGACCGCCCGGTCGATGGGGATCGAGATCACCGGATAG
- the nusG gene encoding transcription termination/antitermination protein NusG, which produces MSTFDPLKDLFRDEPVVTEEPAQEVPEEEPEPPRDPRARWYVVHTYSGYENKVKTNLERRIESMNMREKIFQVLVPMEKEKEIKGGRRREVEKKIFPGYVLVQMVMDDDSWYVVRNTPGVTGFVGSGSRPIPLEDKEVRQLLRQLKDETPKYRITFQKGSAVRITSGPFQDFTGLVDEIMMEKEKVRVLVSIFGRETPVELDFGQVEKV; this is translated from the coding sequence ATGAGCACGTTCGACCCACTGAAGGACCTCTTCCGGGACGAGCCAGTCGTCACGGAGGAGCCGGCCCAGGAGGTGCCCGAGGAGGAGCCGGAACCCCCGCGCGACCCGCGGGCGCGCTGGTACGTCGTCCACACCTACTCCGGGTACGAGAACAAGGTCAAGACCAACCTGGAGCGCCGCATCGAGTCGATGAACATGCGGGAGAAGATCTTCCAGGTCCTCGTGCCCATGGAGAAGGAGAAGGAGATCAAGGGTGGCCGGCGGCGCGAGGTGGAGAAGAAGATCTTCCCCGGCTACGTCCTCGTGCAGATGGTCATGGACGACGACTCCTGGTACGTCGTCCGCAACACCCCCGGGGTGACGGGGTTCGTGGGCTCCGGGTCGCGGCCCATCCCGCTGGAGGACAAGGAGGTCCGCCAGCTGCTGCGGCAGCTGAAGGACGAGACGCCCAAGTACCGGATCACCTTCCAGAAGGGGTCGGCGGTGCGCATCACCTCGGGTCCCTTCCAGGACTTCACGGGGCTCGTGGACGAGATCATGATGGAGAAGGAGAAGGTGCGGGTGCTCGTCTCTATCTTCGGGCGCGAGACCCCCGTCGAACTCGATTTCGGCCAGGTGGAGAAGGTCTGA
- the secE gene encoding preprotein translocase subunit SecE: MARIGNLKAARVVARPARPAAAPRRLPAVLERVLRYLREVRTELSRVDWPSRRELVGSTTIVVVVLVVLALYLGFWDYLFTVGVRRWVIGPVP; the protein is encoded by the coding sequence ATGGCCCGGATCGGCAACCTCAAGGCGGCGCGCGTGGTGGCCCGGCCGGCGCGCCCGGCGGCGGCGCCCCGGCGCCTCCCGGCCGTGCTGGAGCGCGTCCTCCGCTACCTGCGGGAGGTGCGCACCGAGCTGAGCCGGGTGGACTGGCCCTCGCGGCGCGAGCTCGTGGGGTCCACGACCATCGTCGTCGTCGTGCTGGTGGTGCTGGCGCTCTACCTGGGGTTCTGGGACTACCTCTTCACGGTGGGGGTGCGGCGCTGGGTCATCGGCCCGGTGCCGTGA
- a CDS encoding tetratricopeptide repeat protein: MALRQELGLPPDARAQAQARRNLLLAGQRAARVYANATALDHYTRALDLDPPPPDRLQALLGRGAVWMLLGQYERAREDFTAARALAHRTGDRRAEAMALDDLGHSYRRQDLITEALGHLEPALALSREVGDPALTGRILNHIGFTYFSATRHAEATRHHEEARRLLEQTGDRAGLAESLHGLAENLFFQGAFPDALAWLKESARLSEEVGNRSLAGENRFMIAFAQSRLAQYEEAQVNLQRSLETLVEIGDVWNEAIALWNAAVLSTILGDIGPALTRAARGLTLARQIGARRFQIFHLTQLGVIHREIEDFHSALQADTEAAALAQQVEAGWMATILAGLALHTLGLGRPVESRQHLAQAEEHLARTEVRWDIPLLLTETAGRVLLAAGQPEEAGLRARELARLVEQTGLTHWQLPALHLQAAAAAAHGERDQGVRLSREAEALAERQSSPLAFSRSPPWRGSEGRAQPAGPATRGPCGQLGHLGIPVVEQGGSPACVR; the protein is encoded by the coding sequence GTGGCCCTGCGCCAGGAACTCGGCCTGCCTCCCGACGCCCGCGCTCAGGCGCAGGCTCGCCGGAACCTGCTCCTGGCCGGGCAGCGGGCGGCGCGCGTCTACGCCAACGCCACGGCGCTGGACCACTACACCCGGGCGCTCGACCTCGACCCGCCCCCGCCGGACCGCCTCCAGGCCCTCCTGGGGCGAGGCGCCGTCTGGATGCTGCTGGGCCAGTACGAACGGGCGCGCGAGGACTTCACGGCCGCCAGGGCGCTGGCGCATCGGACCGGCGACCGGCGCGCCGAAGCCATGGCGCTCGACGACCTCGGCCACTCCTACCGGCGCCAGGACCTCATCACCGAGGCGCTCGGCCACCTGGAGCCGGCGCTGGCGCTCAGCCGGGAGGTGGGAGACCCCGCCCTGACCGGCCGCATCCTCAACCACATCGGGTTTACGTACTTCAGCGCCACCCGGCATGCCGAGGCCACTCGCCACCACGAGGAGGCCCGCCGCCTGCTCGAGCAGACGGGCGACCGGGCCGGGCTGGCCGAGAGCCTGCACGGGCTGGCCGAGAACCTGTTCTTCCAGGGTGCCTTTCCCGACGCGCTCGCCTGGCTGAAAGAGTCGGCCCGGCTCAGCGAGGAGGTCGGCAACCGCTCGCTCGCCGGGGAGAACCGGTTCATGATCGCCTTCGCCCAGTCGCGACTGGCCCAGTACGAGGAGGCGCAGGTGAACCTGCAGCGCAGCCTGGAGACGCTGGTGGAGATCGGCGATGTCTGGAATGAGGCCATCGCCTTGTGGAACGCCGCCGTCCTCTCCACGATCCTCGGCGACATCGGACCGGCGCTCACCCGGGCCGCCAGGGGGCTGACCCTGGCCCGCCAGATCGGTGCCCGCCGCTTCCAAATCTTCCACCTGACCCAGCTGGGTGTCATCCACCGGGAAATCGAAGACTTCCACAGCGCCCTGCAGGCCGACACCGAGGCGGCGGCGCTGGCGCAGCAGGTTGAGGCAGGCTGGATGGCGACGATCCTCGCCGGGCTCGCGCTCCACACGCTGGGCCTGGGGCGGCCGGTGGAGAGCCGGCAGCACCTGGCGCAGGCCGAGGAGCACCTGGCCAGGACGGAAGTCAGGTGGGACATTCCTCTCCTGCTCACAGAGACGGCGGGGCGGGTCCTCCTGGCCGCGGGACAGCCGGAGGAGGCAGGGCTGCGGGCACGGGAGCTCGCCCGCCTGGTGGAACAGACCGGGCTCACCCACTGGCAATTGCCGGCGCTCCACCTCCAGGCCGCCGCCGCCGCGGCGCACGGCGAGAGGGATCAGGGCGTCCGGCTCTCTCGGGAGGCGGAGGCGCTGGCCGAACGGCAATCCAGTCCCCTCGCGTTCAGCAGGTCGCCGCCCTGGCGGGGGTCTGAGGGTCGAGCGCAGCCCGCCGGCCCGGCTACCAGAGGGCCCTGCGGCCAGCTCGGCCATCTCGGGATCCCGGTCGTTGAACAGGGAGGGAGTCCTGCCTGCGTGAGGTAG